GGTCGAGTGAAAGAAAACGTGTTTGTAAAGTTGCAAAACAGCGACGCAGTTCCTGTAATCACCAATAAAACCTTTACTGGGAAAAAGCTAGCGGGAGTCCTTCATCAAAGCACAAACTTAAATCAACAAACTTAAAGCTGCTCCTTTTGTTTTACACTGAGAAAAATCTGCAGTAGGCCTCCAGTTGTattaaaatatgcagatgaactgTTAACTTAGTCTGATAACAGGCTGGTGCTTAAATGATACAGTAGCCTTCCTATTTTGCATGGAAGCAATACCTGCAGCAAACAGGATTGAGTCGAAAGggggacattagaccagtggttctcaaactcttcacaatgagtaccacctcataaaatatatgaGGTACAGTAGTATAGATCTATTTATTTAACACCATATACAGTTTACACGAGACAATTAtatttcttatatgaatgttattattttaactTTCATAAACAGGACGTgacaagtgataataataataacaatattaaaacattcacagcaaaTGGGATATCCAATCTTTAAGCGATGATGTGATGAAACCTGCTTGCAGGTCCAAGCTGCTctgcgtttattaaggctgttgtgtttttaacatgttttaatgctttgtacctttttctatttaatctgaacaagcctataaaaacagtcagtgatcactgttggcctctctcagtttttattaccactattcattttaaattttggattactgtaatgcactgtATTTTGGAGTTAGTCAGTGTCTTCTCTCtcgtctgcagctggtccaaaatgctgctgcacgaCTTCTAACCAGAACCCGTAAGAGAGAGCATATAACTCCTATCCTGGCTTCACTCCATTGACTGCCTGTTCAttttagagttcattttaaaattttaatgtttgtttttaaatgtttaaatggtcTTGCTCCACCTTATCTCTCTGAGCTTCGTCATGCTTATTCCCCTCCTaggtctctcaggtcagctgacaagctgctcctggaggtacccaggtttaagaggaagctcagagggaACAGGGCCTTCTCTATTGTTGCTCCAAACTTCTAGAACAATTTGCCTCAGCACATAAGAGAGGCTCCATCAATGTCCATCTTCAAAGCCCGTCTTAAAACTCACTTTTACTCCCTGGTTTATGACACAGTCTGACCTggactttttatatttttttagtcTAATTCaatttgcatttcttttaattattttttttatttatttattttttacatataCTATTTCACTATTGTTATTTGTTGTGTcatatgtacagcactttgttttcagctgagagttgttttgaaagtgctatataaataaattgcttgcttgcttgcttaaagctcagtttttaaaacctgttatgtaactacagcccagcccatggagcagtatattaatgattAACCTCGTGTGGTGGATGGATTATATCAGtagttctcctgactgaagttttgtCCATTTAAAAATGATGGTTAAAACAGGGAAATGAGCCTGCCAGCGGTCTGTAGCAGCGGCGACCACTGGCAATAAGGAAAGGGTGCTCTTCACAGAGGACTTCACAGAGGACTCACGCTCCGGGAGGGGAGACGTTTTTCTGATCGACTCCCAGAAGAGCCTCAGGAACTCTTGTGTCATCTCCGCAATGCCTCCACAATGGTATattaattaatcttaaaattcTTTTGGGAGATTTTTCCGCATACCATTAGAGAGAGCCCAAGCACCACCAGTGGTACgcataccacagtttgagaaccactgtaTTAGACCATATTAATCTCAAGGCTTTCATAACATTTTTTCACATTGAAAGTGAAATAGTATCAAATATTGTGTTAACTAAACTGcattcatattaaaaaatatagaaatacaaGCTTTTTTTCAAAAGCCAATAAAAATTTACATGGGCCATTAAACTCTGATCCACTGGCCTGAGGGTTGTTAGGTTGGACactgaattattattaatatttaacatctgcACCGTCATAACGTCTATGATGGTCTAATATCTGGTTAAATGTCTCTTAGGATGTTGCACCTCGACCAGATGCTTTTAGTAGCCAAAGCCAGTAGGCTTTGGGAAGGCCAGAATAATGAAGCCagctttattttgtttcatcACAGTTGGTGTAGAGCACCCAGAATTTTGTTGTACATCTTCAAtgactattctattctattctattctattctatattcAATCTaaaccagttttgatgtgtatttgggatcattgtcctttTGGAACCCCCAAATTGTGCCCAAGTTTTAACACTTtagctgttgatttgaggtAAAGTTGTAGAATTTGGAAGTAGTCCCCCTTTTTATTATTCCAGTCACGTTGTACAATATACcagtaccactggcagcagaACTGTCCCAGAGCATGATGGTaacaccatgcttgacagctggtacaGTTTTCTTAGGTTTGAAAACCTCATGGCTTCAACTGGTGGTTCCTGGGTTGTTCCTGAACAGTCTAACcaatttcctctcatctgagggtgacaaTTTGGACCGTTTTCCACACCTTGGCAAAGTGGCCATGAGCTGAATAACTTGTActtaaaattgtaaaattgtctGAATTGATGATCTTGGAATCTGCTGTTATTTACAAatggctccaagagactttCCCAACTTGCAAAAATCTACAATTCTCCTTCTTAGATCTTTACTGAGTTTCTTGGACTTTAccattgttctgagtattgCTCTGTCCAATGaatgctgtcaaacaaatcctttttatgcTGGGAAACAGAAACTACCACGTTTTAGTCAATCATGATCACTAATAAAAGGTTAATAGGGCTTGGCCTTGTCAAGTTAAAATATATTGTAGAACCTTGAGCACCACTTATTAAAGGATTTAAATGAGTTTGCTTATATTTTTGAATCTGGGTGTATAATCTTGACCCGATTTGGTTTAGAGAAATTGTGTAAGAATGTGagaaattcaaacttgtgcagccaattattgtctttgttttttaaaaagtctttagGGTCAGCAGCATCATTCCACTCTGGAAAAAGGACTGATCAAAGATATAATTTAAAGCCACAAATTATcgtgacattcatgcccattaTGAGCATAGATAAACTTTTTACAAAAACTGCATCCCTACATAGCCAAAATAAACAACATGTGAGTTGTAGGAAGTTCAGTTTTTCTGTTGTGGACCTGATTCGTATTTGAATTAAACAACCTTTTGATTCATCGTTTTACCCTTGGAGTCTCCAAAATGtttaagcttttattttataacGTTCATCCTATAGGATAAGGGTATGGTTCACTTGTGATATGCAAAAAGACAATATTATTATCACCGTCAGGGGCGCTGGCGACATCAGAGCTCATCTGTTATCGCGAGAGCGTCTTCAATGTGTTTCCGGCTGGTTATCCGCGACGGAAGTACAGAGAGTGGactgttctttctttttaagcAGGCATTTTGAACAAAGATATCGGGTTTCGAGTTGAATGCTTACTATATTTATCGGCAAAGAGTATTGATATTGAGGTAAGATTACACAGTAATCTGTTATTTTTGTCTCTCAACCAGTGTGCCGCTTATAGTTAGCATTAGCCGACGTACGTTACATTTACGCAATTTTAGGGCCAAGGGAACCCTACTTGCTAACCGTTTAGCGCCATGTTAGCGCGGATGCTATATGAGACAAAAGTAAATCATGGTCTTTAGTATTTTTTGTGACACAGCTTTCACTCATTACGGGTTTTACACAGCCTACGTTAGAAGTTTGTACATTCGGCATATGCCTAATCCAGGCTAGCACGCACATTTATTCCGTTTGTCACGGAATTATAGGATATGTGCTAACGCAAGTAGCCATTTTCCCTGTTTTGTCAACACAGATGTCGGAGGACTTGGTTAAACAGTTGAGCAACTACAAAGCCCAGCTGCAGCAAGTTGAAGTCGCTCTATCTACTGATCCAGACAATGAAGACCTTCTTAAACTCCAAAAAGACTTACAGGTTTGTTTAATTTACTCATAGTAGACAATTGCTTCTTTTAAAGCAAGGTGAGCAAGTGATGTGTTGCTGTTACTTTTAAAGTAACACAACGAAAACCTAAAGGAATTATTTATAAGTtttgaataaatgaaaaaacaaacaaactataaattaaatatttttttacacaATGTTGTCAATGACTCAAAATTATTTGCTATCATTCAGGAGAGATGTTTCACAGATTATAGGTCAACAAGTCATTTACAACAGTTTAAATACTTGCAATAACCTTTTGGCACAACACTCGGTCACATTTATATAGTtgtgaaatatatatattattgaaATTTGGCATAATACATCAAGTTAGATCTTTTTCAACAAATtagctacattttttttaaatagtgtatatatatatattaatttgaTGCTCCCTAATGTGTGTGGACTGATGCTGATGTTGTGACGTGGAAAAGAACTGATGATCTCCTGATAAGGTTTTATCCTATGTGGAGAATACCCCATTTAACAAATTAAACCTTTGCATGAAGGCAATAGCATGCATTCCAACTTGTAGAAAACTGAAATGTTTCAAAAGACAATATTTTGTGTTATTcctattttaatgttttaaagttCTGTCTGACTGTCTTTACAGTTGAGCTTGATTTCCTTAACTGATGAATGTTTTAAACCTTAATTGTGGCGCGTGCCACAGTGATTTATATTATGATACTTTGGCACTTGAAATCGCTCTGTcactctgtttttattgttacgACTGCAGTGACTTTAAATGGTACTGTTAACTATATTTtctgatgaaaaatgaaaatctgaTTTCCTTTTATGTATTTTGCAGGAAGTCATTGATTTGACAAAAGACCTCCTGACCTCACAGCCGGCAGAGACTGTTCCCAAAACAAGTGGCTCAGACACAGTTCCTGTGAAGCATGGCTGGAAAGTGGGAGACAGGTGTCTGGCTATGTGGAGTCAGGACGGACAGTGAGTGTCAGCAGCCtctttaaatgaaaacattatGTGTGTCCGCATACTTTTTATAGCGCTGCAATTTAAACCCTCATCTGATTCGCAGtagctgttttattatttactttattatttttgtagATGCATGTTAGTTGCACATGTCAAGTACCTACATTTCCAACTGTACTTGTTCAGTGAGTCAAGGAAATGAGACTATTTATACTGATATGGGACAGCATTGTAAAAACAATATTATAAACAACAATTTTAGATTTAAATCCACACATTTAGCCATGTTTAAGGAAACAAgtgtacagttttttttataaatatatattgtaaaaattgtaaaaatagaaaatggTGTAAGATGTGTAGTTGTATTTAACAGACAGATTATATGTTAGTTTTAGGCTTTACTTATAAAGTAGAGCTGGAGTATTTGGCTCATACTCACCTGCTTACAGACGGGATTTCTTTGCAGGATTTATGAAGCTGAGATTGAGGAGATAGACCGAGACAACGGCACTGCAGCCGTTACCTTCACTGGATATGGAAATGCTGAAGTGATTCCTCTACAGAACCTCAAGGCAGTAGAGGAAGGAAAGCTTTTGGAGGAGGATGGGAGTGTAAAGCCAAAGTCAAGGTATGAACAAACTCTTCTCTAACTCACTCAATGAAGCTCTGTGCATATAAAACTGAACTTAATTCAAGGACAGGAATGGGAACAACTGTAATCAATCATACGGACAATTGAGAAACaattaaatgattttaaagCTTTAGAACTAACAACACAAGAACTTTGAAGAATTGGTGCTACATAACTCAAAAAAGTAATTGAAGCCGAACTTAGCTTAGCTAAtgttattaaaagaaaataacaaaattaaaCTTAACTGCATGCTACTTAACACAAAAGGATGTAGCGCCATTAGAAAAAAAGTTTGTTAGGAAAAAACAATATAGAATTTTACTATCAAGCTATGGGTAACTTTTGCATCAACCGTACAGAGCAATGAAAAAGGGCAACAAACTGCTAACAGTAAATTATAGGAGCCTAAAATGATAGTTTAGCAGCCCTAAAGCAGCTGCAGCTATTAGTGTTGATGCTTGACTGGAACGTGGGACTGAAGCGGTCCAGTCAGTTGTTTTGGAAGGCAGGATGAGAAACAAGTGCAAGTACAAATCAGTAACAGGGGCCTGCGCACACTAATTAGTCTATAAAATGGGTAAAGAGGGACTACATATCCAAATTAGCTTAAGCTAACTCTGGTACAATGCCTGGAATGGCAACATTTTGTTAATATTGTACATGTTACCTTTtcagataaaattaattattgatgataatgataataataataataataataatgatggtgATGGTGGCACAAGGGGAAGGAGTGCATTGACCCAGGACTATAAAAGGTATGTTATAGTTTCTGTGTCAACAGGTGTGCTTGGGTGTGTATGTTACATAAATTTAGTCATAAAACTGTGAGCTTGCGCCTCCCTGAAGATAACCATCTAAAGATTGCACTACACTGTACCATCTACACACCCTTCAGGTGGGCAAACAGCAGACATAGAACAGAACTACAGAATCTCCACATTGACACTTGTGCTTACAAGCTGACAACTAGAAGATGCCTTAAACACactccgtctctctctctctctctctctctctctctctctccctccccccccccaaaaaaaagttgGATGTGTTTGCTGTCATTTTCATATTGCTGCAAAGGCGATAATAGTCTCAAAGTCACTCAAAGAAACgtttttttagatgtttttgtcTGATTCTGGAGAAATGATAATTCCCTGATAAtgaccgtggttcagggggttgggaagctcatcttgtaaccggaaggttgccggttcgatccccagctctgtctgtagctggttgttgtgtccttgggcaagacacttcaccctaccgcttactggtgttggccagaggggccgatgacgcgatatggcagcctcgcttctgtctgtctgccccagggcagctgtggatacaactgtggtttgcctccaccagtgtgtgaatgtgagagtgaatgaatagtggaattgtaaagcactttgagtgtctagaaaagcgctatataaatgcaatccattattattattattattataagaaAACAATAGGAAATTCTACTATTATCCATGAAAAaagtttcttttctcatttaatCATCAGTTTAAAACAGTACATATACCTGTAACAAGTAGCTTTATTAGTAGAGACACATCAATGTCTactaataaaaaagaaagtagaAAAATAAGATTGTTTCTATAAACAAGGGCTAAAATTCGAGGGACCGGAACTGGCAAATTTCCAGTATTCTTGTTCTGGAGTCGTCATTAATTGGTCATATGGCTGATTAAGAACTGGTCTGCTTCAATCATACACAACTTGCGCACAGCAGCGCAGACAAATAGTCACTTCTGCAGTTACAGCCATATGCTAACAAAGCAAAGGAAGTAAGTTTGCCAAAGACCACCGTGAAAACCTTTGTAACAACAAACCTAATCAGACAGCTAAATGTGGACACTCTAAAGAAGTTAACAGAGGGAAAGTAGCTCAAAGTATCAAGGACTCAAAGCCAGCCACAAGGCAGCAGTCTCAGCAAGAGCAAGGGATTTAAGCTGTTAAAAGGAAAATTGTGGAGATGAATATAAACAAGAAAAGGGACAGTGTCCTGCTACCAGGCAAATTTATAGGCACATTGTAAAATGATGCAAGTATCTGAAAGTCTTTTGCTGAATAGATCTGCTGCACCTGCTTTTGGTTGGTAAGGTAAAATCTGTCAGATTCGGTTGGGTGTACAGCAACACTtccagttaattttttttttgtaccgcTTTCCAGTAGCAGAGCACTTTATTTTCAATAAAGTGAGAAAACATCCTTTAACTTACAGCAGTTAAAGGAAAATTCCCCCCATTTAATAAGCTCTTTATTATGAAATATGTTTTGTGTTGgagaaaattttattttttctgtgtaaATGCTGTCAGTTACAATTCTGAGAAAGAAAATTAGAATCGGGGGGAATCTGTATTGACTCTCTCgcgcgcgctctctctctctctaggaAAGAGCAGATAGCAGAGCAGAGGGAgtataaaaagaagaaagctcAGAAGAAGGTACAGAGGATGAAGGAGCTGGAGCAAGAACGAGAGGAGCAAAAGTCAAAGTGGCAGCAGTTCAACAACAAAGCCTACTCAAAGAACAAGAAAGGCCAGGtaagttatttttaagaaaaaccAAGATATCGGCTTGAAACTAGTGACATGTGTCCATAGGTTACTGTTAAGTTCTTTGTAATGCATAATTAATACAAATTTTCCAGTACTACATTGTTGCAACAGCTATTAATGTTGATTTCCATGTGCTTTTGTTTATTCTAGGTGAAGAGGAGCATATTTGCATCTCCAGAAAGCGTCAACGGAAAGGTGGGAGTGGGAACGTGTGGTATTGCAGACAAGCCTATGACCCAGTACCATGATACGTCCAAATACAATGTCAGACATCTAATGCCACAATGACCTGATATGACCTGTACATAATAGTCCACTGTATACTAGCTGTATCAGTGCTTTCCATTGTGTTTATACATGATTTAAGTTTCTCGAGTAAAGTAAGCTTTGAAAGTAAGCGCTTGCACACCaatgttttgaaatattgttgtagtttcatatatatatataattattattattattattattattattattattattattattaggcaCAACAAATAAAATCCATATGAGGGACTTGCCCTCCATTGGAGCAAGGTCATCTATTATGTAAGAAAAGGAAATGGTGTTTTAGAAAAGCCATAGAGTTTGCTGTTTGTCCACTGAGGCCAAATAccatctgttttatttataaacatgCGCCTGTAGATGTGGTGTTTGCATTTGAGGCTGGATTTTAAACATTAACGTGTTCTAGGAAAGTGAATTAATAATGGTGTTGATTTTGAGTTGGCTGAATTTAAGTTTTCCCTCATGTACATATAACAGTgaaataaacattgttttcagtttttaaagatTTGATCCTTTACATCATTTCACCATCTCAGCAGTGTATTTTAGTTGTGGCACCGTCAGGTCCTGTAGGTGGTGGCAAAGCGATGTCGTCAACATCAGGTTGCAGCTGTGAATACAACCGATTTTCTCATTTGAGTaacatgattttttatttatttatgtatttttttatgttagaTGCTCAACATTGGTAAACTGGCTACACCACAGACCTGACTTACATGTGAAACTTGCTCTGTTCTAATACAACTCTTATAACTTTATTGACCGTTAAAAGTAGGGATTAAAATAGACAGGATTGGGGTTTTTCTGTGTAGAGGTTTATTAAGATTTCAAGGGTAGTTATCAGGAACTGTAACAAAGCAGGGGACCAGCAGCACATGTTTTGCAAAAAAGTCACCTTGGATGGCTGATTAAGCACAAGAAAAACATTCTGGGGGTGTGCTTCAACGTACTTCCTTAACAAAAGTCATTTTCATAGTGCATTTTATAGTTTCCCAAACACGTTGGGGGTTACAGGTGCAAGAGTCATATACCCACTTTAAGACACAATTTGGTGGTGATCTACTTAGAAACTGGATCAGAAGAATGCAGATAAATGGTCTCATTTGGTTTCATGGATTCGAATAGCTCAGCAGTGCAATTCTTTGCGTCAAATACACATCAAATTATCAAGTCTCCAGATTTCAAGGATTTTAGCTTTTTCTGCTACgatacaaacaaaaaagttaaacaaTGAAGTACAAACCAAAATCTGTGGTGTTTATGTGGTTCATGCTACAAACATGGTTTTAAGACTCAATCAAAAGCACATTACAACATGATTAGAAAGGCTACATTCAAATACACATGCACCATAGCGTTTCGAGTCCATTACAATCATTTCACTGTTGATTATGAATAGCTGGTACTACCGCTGGAGCAAGTGGAAAACTATAATTTGGAGTTGGACGGACAGAATAATGTGCTAAACCCAGCCAACACTGAAGATATATTAAAACTAGAGGCATTATTGCTTGAGCTTTGTGCTTGGACAAGTGCGGGATAGCTTATTACTgtctaaaaaaaatttaattcacGCACAGTGTGAAAGCATTTCGAGTAATGCATTAAACTCATAGCACTGCTTCAGTGGGGATTTTACATCATGTAAGTTTGGTAAACAtttagaaacagaaaataataaaagaatttAACAGCAAGGTTTTTTTCCCATTCAAGCATGACCAAGACCTAGCTACAGTACAATTAAAtataccaaaaataaatattatatgcAAAATAAATTAGAATAACAAGGGTGGACTGCACCACCTGTCTGTATCTGACTGTATGTCACTTAAGAAGAGGGACGCCACATGGATCGATGATGTTTGTGGGTCCTAAAGCAGAGGTTATAGAAGTATGATAAACATTTTGGAATGCAGACATTTTAGCCCTTTCCTCTGACTTGTACATTGACAAGAAGTGCTATCTGGATATATTATCCAAAGAAAAAGggccatgttttttttgtttttacaaggCAATGGAGCGAACGTTCCCAATGGTGAGTTTCTAGCTGGtatttgggatttttttgtctgttttgctgGTTTCTGAGGATCAACTTCACTAAAGGTACAGTTTAGCCTTTAGTGTTTGACACAGGTGCATTCATGGGTCCTCTAAAGGATCACTATCAAGTGCAGGTATGGCGGCTTCAAGCTGGTAATGGGTAAAGGGACATTCGGGTGATTGGTTAAGTCATCTTTTAAAGTAAGGAAACCGTATATTGCTGGAGATTTGTGGTTGTGTAAATTGGAGCCGCTTGGCTTTTGGAAGGAGACTGTTTTAGACTTTCAGACTTGAGCTGAACTTAAGGCTGGTTCTTGGGTGGAGATGTTTCATTTGTCAGGTAAAGATAGGATAGGGGCTGGTTCTTCTGATGACAGATTAGCTAAACGGTAAGGGAGACTGGAGCTGTAGGCTGGTACTTTGACAGGTAAAAGCCATAAAAGACTGCAGCTTAATGAAAGTATAGGCTGGTGCTTTAAGCAGAAAAGGCCAGTTTCAGGCTGCAAGTGGAGTAGCCCTCGTCACTGGCGGAACTCTGCCGGCTGCTATGGTCATCCAGGTCGCTTGCACCACTGGTGCTTACACTGTCCATTTCTCCATGGGAGAACTCAGTGCTTTCCACATCAACTTCAATTTCCTCTgctcaaacacacagacacataaaaaaagcCAATGAATACAAATCAGTCTCTGcatttgaaatgaaatgaagccTTTAGTGCAAGTACTAACCTCTGTCAGACTCTGAGCGATCAGAGTCCATGCGGGAACCCAGGCTGTCCGTACGAACGCGCTCCCACTCTCCGTGGGTCTGCAGCAGAGCTAGCTGCCTCTGCAGGTGCCTTTGCTCCCTCTCTAAGGTCTCCAGCTGGTGCTGACTCCTCCGGTCTATCTCTTCAAGTTTCTAAAAAGTGGCACGAGTAAGAATTAAAGGCACTGCATTACGCAGAAACCTAACAACGATGTCAGGCAATCTGTGAGGTTCTTAACCATCCCAGTTGGTGTTTTCAAAAAGCATTTTCAAAGATATCGTTATCACTACACCTCTGTAAATGTTCCTCATGTTTAACATAATATGGAAAGCATGGCAGAATTCTCATGTATGCAGCGAGTTGATAATGTGGtaatatgtacatatatatggcTGCTGTAAAATGCGATAACCCCCTGCGCTTTCTAATAAATTATTTAACACAGTGACAGCAAGTTGCTGGATGGGATCTAAGGGAGTAgatggtgtctgtgtgtggtggTTAAAAGTGAAATATGGCTGGATGGAGAAG
The Pelmatolapia mariae isolate MD_Pm_ZW linkage group LG13, Pm_UMD_F_2, whole genome shotgun sequence DNA segment above includes these coding regions:
- the smndc1 gene encoding survival of motor neuron-related-splicing factor 30, which translates into the protein MSEDLVKQLSNYKAQLQQVEVALSTDPDNEDLLKLQKDLQEVIDLTKDLLTSQPAETVPKTSGSDTVPVKHGWKVGDRCLAMWSQDGQIYEAEIEEIDRDNGTAAVTFTGYGNAEVIPLQNLKAVEEGKLLEEDGSVKPKSRKEQIAEQREYKKKKAQKKVQRMKELEQEREEQKSKWQQFNNKAYSKNKKGQVKRSIFASPESVNGKVGVGTCGIADKPMTQYHDTSKYNVRHLMPQ